A window of the Besnoitia besnoiti strain Bb-Ger1 chromosome VI, whole genome shotgun sequence genome harbors these coding sequences:
- a CDS encoding putative Ufm1-conjugating enzyme 1 (encoded by transcript BESB_066990), with the protein MASSAAAVDQIPVCTVNAGPRSPEWQERLKEEYIALIAYISQNKNSDKEWFKIESNKEGTEWKGRCWYIHDMVKYEFQLLFDVPATYPLTPLELRLPELDGKTSKMYRGGRICLDVHFAPLWQKNAPKYGIAHALALGLGPWLAAEIPYLVDEGAIVGV; encoded by the exons ATGGCGTCCTCGGCCGCAGCTGTCGACCAGATCCCTGTTTGCACAGTGAACGCGGGGCCGCGCAGTCCCGAGTGGCAAGAGAGGCTGAAGGAGGAGTATATCGCGCTTATCGCTTACATTTCTCAGAACAAGAACAGCGACAAAGAGTGGTTTAAAATCGAGTCCAACAAAGAAGGGACTGA GTGGAAGGGCCGCTGCTGGTACATCCACGACATGGTCAAGTACGAGTTCCAACTGCTTTTCGAT GTGCCCGCCACGTATCCCTTGACACCGCTGGAGCTACGCCTTCCTGAGCTCGACGGGAAAACCAGCAAGATGTACAG GGGCGGCCGCATTTGCCTGGACGTCCACTTCGCACCCCTGTGGCAGAAGAACGCACCCAAGTATGGCATCGCGCATGCACTCGCTCTAGGG TTGGGGCCGTGGCTAGCTGCGGAGATTCCGTACCTCGTTGACGAGGGCGCGATCGTCGGCGTCTGA
- a CDS encoding hypothetical protein (encoded by transcript BESB_067000), whose amino-acid sequence MCVVTIVTEKRPRGDTGDAKNTVHKEPATPTDLCAGSCLGCFYSEDILPGPIKKRRCTDILFLLIFIAGIAASVFITIVAFHKGDPARLLTGRDFDGAFCGMSDFKTPKHPMVGYTLNINRVLGSTSSSEFMDMPYSELRKMTIFSNPKEIMAYMQPICVTSCFTDQDIASLSAGKPQRTLKFAYKGKLLGKFCVPAIAGLNHSYLPFSDYVPERLLLGWQQTVEDLRVSWPAIAVCALVACAMGILWLVAVRLLGGAIVYVAITLFLGAFFTAGGVGMWFVYAQAVPAESVRPGQEPNGTVVASVWIEATRYASYVVLGLGSLFAILLVFLSKRIHEAVAVSKVAAMFIYHKPTAVAVPLITIALQAAYFCFAVYTAACLVTAVDVYPDSLNAILGGSQPSPSLAHRANQSLLSLMHPPSQGPSLLSAPPAPEAAGPPQPRPPAFLSRAPTGEAHSDSSSPHPSRLRSSPRLSVATRRALQPTAQSLVRGDAGDAAPRQQRRRAAFAGADAPAAGLYRAAGGEPMRSPSSVPARASSAPSLPEPTHPGAASESSLQDEPGRNSRAAAALLGSLFETQEKTSAREARLAWPSRLETSMADRARARSKAAQATAVAPSWDAAAGLATGGETARKPRGSVPPRGLAQSGDLPRRIRRGSHPPTPFPDPVLLRLQHELVDREPSVDAELAVLGDLGAYAPRHAVPPFSEEDEAFVEQKTNLDAAPDFWASASLRDSLMDPTKPSIMEVASLYYSSNAAVADSQGWIIEATKRVQMSEAVINLLWCVWGHAAVFARLWRPRCPGTSCRSFGWYHIFMFLCVYCFLLACNQIVLAGAIGRWYFTPEDRTGKKKCRGVVCRSLGVAVKFHLGSLAFGSFLLALIKLIKCFLRFLKKQHYAIHGGGATKACAHCLPCGLGKCCAAISACNSVWAALIGILGYLVKCFERCIEFLDRQAYIQIALTGKNFCRSARLAFKNFSQNPVRIGLALFLGKALCFLGTMVVAAASTAVAFFITKLAYGEHLSSLTYTTFCCGVCNLAVAWIFQEVYRMAISTTIHCYIADLHLSSKTGQPPVFTPEPLRNFLHRGEDD is encoded by the exons ATGTGCGTGGTTACGATAGTAACTGAGAAGAGGCCTAGAGGAGATACAGGCGACGCTAAAAACACAGTACACAAGGAACCGGCGACTCCGACCGACCTGTGCGCAGGCTCTTGTCTTGGCTGCTTTTACTCAGAGGACATTCTGCCGGGCCCCATaaagaagaggcgctgcacCGAcatcctcttcctcctgATCTTCATAGCCGGAATAGCAGCTTCAGTATTTATCACCATCGTCGCGTTTCACAAAG GGGatcctgcgcggctgctgacGGGGCGGGACTTTGACGGAGCTTTCTGCGGGATGAGCGACTTCAAGACGCCCAAGCACCCGATGGTCGGGTATACACTCAACATCAACCGGGTGCTCGGCTCGACGAGCTCCAGCGAGTTTATGGACATGCCTTACTCAG AGCTCCGGAAGATGACGATATTCAGTAACCCGAAAGAGATCATGGCCTATATGCAGCCAATCTGTGTCACGTCCTGCTTCACGGACCAAGACATCGCATCGCTCTCTGCGGGGAAGCCGCAAAGGACTCTCAAATTCGCGTACAAAGGCAAGC TGCTGGGGAAATTCTGCGTCCCGGCCATTGCAGGACTCAACCACAGTTATCTCCCCTTCAGCGACTACGTGCcggagcgcctgctgctcggcTGGCAGCAAACTGTGGAAGACCTTCGAGTCTCGTGGCCTGCCATTGCGGTCTGCGCCCTCGTGGCCTGCGCCATGGG AATTTTGTGGCTCGTGGCGGTGCGGCTGCTGGGCGGCGCGATCGTCTACGTCGCCATTACGCTCTttctcggcgccttcttcaccgcgggcggcgtcggcaTGTGGTTCGTCTACGCGCAGGCAGTCCCCGCGGAGTCCGTCCGCCCCGGCCAGGAGCCCAACGGGACAGTCGTCGCGTCAGTGTGGATTGAGGCCACGCGCTACGCGAGCTATGTCGTCTTAG gcCTCGGGAGTCTGTTTGCCATTCTCCTGGTATTTCTTTCAAAGCGGATTCATGAGGCCGTCGCTGTTTCGAAG GTGGCTGCGATGTTCATTTACCACAAGCCGACGGCCGTCGCAGTTCCGCTCATCACGATCGCTCTCCAGGCCGCTTATTTCTGCTTCGCCGTGTATACCGCCGCCTGTCTGGTGACCGCGGTCGACGTTTACCCCGATAGTCTGAACGCGATTCTCGGCGGATCGcagccctcgccctcgctggcaCACCGCGCCAACCAgtctctgctctctctcATGCATCCCCCTAGTCAGGGGCCTTCGctgctctcggcgccgccggctccaGAGGCCGCTGGGCCGCCTCAGCCCAGGCCTCcagcctttctctctcgtgcgCCTACCGGGGAAGCCCACAGCGACTCGTCCTCTCCGCATCCGAGTCGCTTAAGATCTTCGCCacgtctctctgtcgcgaCCCGCAGAGCCCTGCAGCCGACTGCACAGAGCTTGGTGAGGGGGGACGCGGGGGATGCCGCACCTCGGCAacagcgcagacgagcggCGTTCGCTGGCGCGGATGCCCCTGCTGCGGGCCTGTaccgcgccgcaggaggcgagccgATGCGCTCGCCTTCATCTGTACCCGCTAgagcctcgtctgcgccttctctgcctgAGCCTACGCATCCAGGCGCAGCTTCTGAAAGTTCTCTACAGGACGAGCCAGGACGAAACTCcagggcggcagccgccctcctcgggTCTCTTTTCGAGACGCAGGAGAAGacctcggcgcgcgaggcgcggctcgcgtggCCGTCGCGACTGGAAACGTCTATGGCAGACAGAGCTCGAGCTCGGAGTAAAGCCGCTCaagcgaccgcggtcgcgccttcgtgggacgctgccgcgggccTGGCCACGGGGGGAGAAACCGCCCGCAAGCCCAGGGGATCCGTGCCGCCTCGAGGACTGGCCCAGTCCGGAGacctgccgcgccgcatTAGGAGAGGCAGCCACCCCCCGACGCCCTTTCCCGACCCAGTGCTCCTCCGGCTGCAACACGAGCTCGTAGATCGCGAGCCCTCGGTCGACGCCGAGCTCGCCGTCTTGGGCGACCTGGGTGCCTACGCGCCTCGGCACGCAGTCCCGCCCttcagcgaggaagacgaggcgttCGTCGAGCAGAAGACAAACCTCGACGCTGCACCAGACTTCTGG gccagcgcctcgctgcgcgacTCTTTGATGGATCCCACGAAGCCCTCCATCATGGAGGTCGCCTCGCTCTACTACTCGAGCAACGCGGCCGTGGCCGACAGCCAGGGGTGGATTATCGAAGCAACAAAGAGAGTTCAAATGAGCGAAGCAGTCATCAACCTTCTCTGGTGCGTCTGGGGACACGCTGCGGTCTTCGCGCGTTTATGGCGACCCCGATGCCCTGGAACTTCCTGTCGTAGCTTTGGCTG GTACCACATCTTTATGTTTCTGTGCGTATactgcttcctcctcgcatGCAACCAA ATTGTGCTTGCCGGCGCGATCGGTCGGTGGTATTTTACACCAGAAGACAGAACCGGCAAGAAGAAGTGTCGCG gcgtcgtctgccggtctctcggcgtcgcagtAAAGTTTCACCTCGGCTCTTTGGCCTTCGGGTCGTTCCTCCTCGCACTTATAAAACTCATCAAG tgttttcttcgcttcctgaAGAAGCAGCATTATGCAATTCATGGCGGAGGTGCCACGAAGGCGTGTGCGCACTGCCTACCATGCGGACTTGGAAAGTGCTGTGCGGCGATCAGCGCATGCAACTCCGTGTGGGCTGCACTCATCGGCATTCTGGGTTACCTCGTGAAGTGCTTTGAAAGATGCATCGAGTTCCTCGACCGGCAAGCATACATTCAG ATTGCGTTGACGGGGAAGAACTTTTGCCGCTCTGCGAGACTCGCCTTCAAAAACTTTTCGCAGAACCCCGTGCGCATCGGGCTCGCGCTTTTTCTTGGAAAAGCGCTGTGCTTTCTGGGGACAATGGTGGTCGCTGCAGCGTCGACA gccgtcgccttcttcatcACGAAGCTTGCCTACGGCGAGCACCTCTCCTCGTTGACGTACACGACTTTCTGCTGCGGAGTTTGCAATTTGGCCGTCGCGTGGATCTTCCAAGAAGTCTACCGCATGGCCATTTCCACTACGATTCACTGCTACATCGCCG ACCTCCACCTGAGCTCTAAAACTGGGCAGCCGCCTGTCTTCACGCCGGAGCCCCTGCGCAATTTCTTGCatcgcggcgaagacgactgA
- a CDS encoding MORN repeat-containing protein (encoded by transcript BESB_067010) yields MLLWFFNVGELIYPNGGRYRATWVRGKGTNGQYFFSDNLEYKVYDWDYITPEDRRFYAETLGGFRPQGIALQTNNGKAESIPYGTYNTGEETPQSYLFACTSSYMEMVWRTREANNRQSRRSASLRTVMHKKA; encoded by the coding sequence ATGTTGCTGTGGTTCTTTAACGTAGGCGAGCTCATCTATCCGAACGGTGGGCGATACAGGGCCACTTGGGTAAGAGGAAAGGGTACTAACGGTCAGTACTTCTTCAGTGATAACCTAGAATACAAAGTGTACGACTGGGACTACATCACTCCGGAAGACCGCCGGTTTTACGCTGAGACTCTCGGAGGCTTTCGTCCTCAAGGAATAGCGCTTCAGACAAACAATGGAAAAGCCGAAAGCATCCCCTACGGGACATACAACACAGGTGAGGAAACACCTCAGTCGTACTTGTTTGCCTGCACAAGCTCCTACATGGAGATGGTATGGAGAACTCGCGAAGCCAACAATCGACAGTCTCGCCGCTCAGCTTCGTTGCGAACTGTCATGCACAAAAAAGCGTAG